The nucleotide window TGTATGAATACCTTTTATTGATGACAGTTTTTGCCATAATACCCTCACTGGTTTTATTGTATTTTCTCAGAAAAAGCATCAATTTCAAAAATCTCCTAATATCAATTATTGCTCTTTTTATAATAGGTGTTATATGGGATCAAATCTCAGTTAGATTAGGTATTTGGAGCTTTTCTCAGGATAAAACAATTGGTAACATTTTTGGTATGCCGATAGAAGAGTATATTTTCATGATTTTTGTTTCGCTTCTCGTAATAACAGTTTACACTTTGATTAACAAGATTATGAAAAAAATAGACCTTTTGCATAATTATAAAACTGGAACAACTGTTCTCTTCTAGCCTCCCCCAACTAGCTATTTTTACTCT belongs to Candidatus Thermoplasmatota archaeon and includes:
- a CDS encoding lycopene cyclase domain-containing protein, translating into MYEYLLLMTVFAIIPSLVLLYFLRKSINFKNLLISIIALFIIGVIWDQISVRLGIWSFSQDKTIGNIFGMPIEEYIFMIFVSLLVITVYTLINKIMKKIDLLHNYKTGTTVLF